One region of Rhodocaloribacter litoris genomic DNA includes:
- a CDS encoding histidine triad nucleotide-binding protein — MAENKTLFQKIADREIPADIVYEDEHCLVIRDINPQAPVHLLVIPRKPIPSLDALTEEDAPLVGHLFVVAQRVAAQEGLSGGYRTVFNNGPDALQTVPHLHLHLIGGRRLRWPPG, encoded by the coding sequence ATGGCCGAGAACAAGACGCTTTTCCAGAAGATCGCCGACCGGGAGATTCCGGCGGACATCGTCTACGAAGACGAACACTGCCTGGTGATCCGGGACATCAACCCGCAGGCGCCGGTGCACCTGCTGGTGATCCCGCGCAAGCCCATTCCCAGCCTCGACGCCCTGACCGAGGAGGACGCCCCGCTGGTGGGCCACCTGTTCGTGGTCGCCCAACGCGTGGCCGCGCAGGAAGGGCTCAGCGGAGGTTACCGGACCGTCTTCAACAACGGCCCGGACGCCCTGCAGACCGTACCCCACCTGCACCTGCACCTGATCGGAGGGCGGCGGCTGCGCTGGCCACCGGGCTGA
- a CDS encoding 6-pyruvoyl trahydropterin synthase family protein: MPTVYVTRKVRFNAAHRLHNPARSDAWNRETFGKCNNPNWHGHNYTLEVTVAGEPDPETGYVIDLGVLKRILEEKVVAKCDHANLNLDVDFMQGVLPSTENFAVAIWHQLVDALPSGRLVSVRLYETEHNMAEYRGE, translated from the coding sequence ATGCCCACGGTCTACGTCACCCGGAAGGTTCGCTTCAACGCCGCCCACCGCCTGCACAACCCGGCCCGATCCGACGCGTGGAACCGGGAGACGTTCGGCAAATGCAACAACCCGAACTGGCACGGGCACAACTACACGCTGGAGGTGACCGTCGCCGGCGAGCCGGATCCGGAGACCGGCTATGTGATCGACCTCGGCGTGCTCAAGCGTATCCTCGAGGAAAAGGTGGTGGCCAAATGCGACCACGCCAACCTGAACCTCGACGTGGATTTCATGCAGGGTGTTCTGCCTTCGACCGAAAACTTCGCCGTGGCGATCTGGCACCAGCTCGTCGATGCCCTGCCTTCGGGACGGCTGGTGTCGGTGCGGCTGTATGAGACCGAGCACAACATGGCCGAATACCGCGGCGAGTGA
- the folE gene encoding GTP cyclohydrolase I FolE produces the protein MKPQERGVQRFPLHLDDDEATMEPAAAVAYDEAVTAALSGHVYDMLARLGEDPDREGLLKTPERVAKALQFLTQGYTQDPRAILESALFEEDYSEMILVRDIEVFSLCEHHMLPFFGKAHVAYIPNGKIVGLSKIPRVVDVFARRLQVQERLTIQIRDAIEEVLHPQGVAVVIEATHLCMVMRGVQKQHSVTTTSAMSGEFLRSTSTRAEFMRLINGGR, from the coding sequence ATGAAACCGCAGGAGCGGGGCGTGCAGCGTTTTCCCCTGCACCTCGACGACGACGAAGCAACGATGGAGCCGGCGGCGGCCGTCGCCTATGACGAAGCGGTGACGGCGGCCCTCAGCGGCCACGTCTATGACATGCTCGCCCGGCTCGGGGAGGACCCGGACCGGGAGGGCCTCCTGAAAACCCCCGAGCGCGTGGCGAAAGCCCTGCAGTTCCTCACCCAGGGCTACACGCAGGACCCGCGCGCCATCCTCGAAAGTGCCCTGTTCGAGGAAGACTACAGCGAGATGATCCTCGTCCGGGACATCGAGGTCTTCTCGCTCTGCGAGCACCACATGCTGCCGTTCTTCGGCAAGGCGCACGTGGCCTACATCCCCAACGGCAAGATCGTGGGGCTGAGCAAGATCCCGCGTGTGGTGGACGTGTTTGCGCGGCGGCTGCAGGTGCAGGAGCGGCTGACGATCCAGATCCGCGACGCCATCGAGGAGGTGCTGCACCCGCAGGGGGTGGCGGTGGTGATCGAGGCGACGCACCTGTGCATGGTGATGCGCGGTGTGCAGAAACAGCACTCGGTCACCACCACGAGCGCCATGAGCGGCGAGTTTCTGCGCAGCACGAGCACCCGCGCCGAGTTCATGCGGCTCATCAACGGCGGCCGCTGA
- a CDS encoding SDR family oxidoreductase — protein MPHVVITGASQGIGAALAEAFAREPEARLALLARSRDRLEAVAARCRTLGAETAVHPCDVTDDAAVAAVARALLEAWGPPDVLINNAGLFLPGDALGTGPDDFRAQLAVNLTSAFVVTHAFLPAMLERGEGHVFFLGSVASLKGYPRGVAYCAAKHGVLGLARALRADTMHRGLRVTTLLPGATFTPSWEGVDLPEERFMPPEDVARAAVEIYRLSERTVVEEILLRPREGDL, from the coding sequence GTGCCGCACGTCGTCATCACCGGAGCCAGCCAGGGGATCGGTGCGGCCCTCGCCGAAGCCTTTGCCCGCGAGCCGGAAGCCCGGCTGGCCCTGCTGGCCCGTTCCCGTGACCGGCTCGAAGCCGTGGCCGCCCGCTGCCGCACGCTCGGTGCGGAGACGGCCGTCCACCCCTGCGACGTGACCGACGACGCGGCCGTCGCGGCCGTGGCCCGGGCCCTGCTCGAGGCCTGGGGGCCGCCCGACGTGCTCATCAACAACGCCGGCCTTTTCCTGCCCGGCGATGCGCTGGGCACCGGCCCGGACGACTTTCGCGCCCAGCTGGCCGTCAACCTGACGAGCGCCTTCGTGGTCACGCACGCGTTTCTTCCCGCCATGCTCGAACGCGGGGAGGGGCACGTGTTCTTCCTGGGCTCGGTCGCGTCCCTGAAGGGGTATCCGCGCGGGGTGGCCTACTGCGCCGCCAAGCACGGCGTGCTCGGGCTGGCGCGCGCCCTCCGGGCCGACACGATGCACCGGGGCCTGCGGGTGACCACGCTGTTGCCCGGGGCCACCTTCACCCCCAGCTGGGAGGGGGTGGACCTGCCCGAGGAGCGCTTCATGCCCCCGGAGGACGTCGCCCGGGCGGCCGTCGAGATCTATCGCCTGAGCGAGCGCACGGTGGTCGAAGAGATCCTCCTGCGGCCCCGCGAGGGCGACCTTTAG